Genomic DNA from Mycobacteroides chelonae CCUG 47445:
CGGTGCCGCCAGGAACCTCGCACAACGTCCACGCGGTTCGCCAGGCCACCGGGTCTGACGATTTCGTATCCCACCAGGAAATTGCCAGCATTTCGTTGCGAATAGCCACCAAGACTTCGCACGCGATGTCCCCGGAATAGTTGGCAATGGGCATCGGAAGATCCGTGAGCCGGAACCGCATACCTTCCACCGCGCGGAACCCAACCTGTTCGACGAACCAATCTCCCATGGCATCGGGGTCGACCAAGACGTTCCATACGCGTTCGGGAGCGTGCGGATAGAAGAAATCGGCGACGGCATCCAGCCGATCATCGAGATCGCCCACGGCACACACTCCATTGTTGGTGGTGAGACCTTTGTACTCCGTGAACCTGGGCGACTGCCGTAATTAGATCGGTTAGCTAAGCAAACCTAATTCGGAAGCATCGGCCGTGAGATACCGATCAACGGTCGGGGCCAATATGGCGACCATCTGCTCCCTGGTCAACGCGACCAATGGATCGATCTTGAGCGCGTATCGCAGCAGCGCGGTCCCAACCATTGAGGTGGCCGCCAGCGCGAATCGCGTCCGCACCTCTGGCCCCCCACCCAGTTCCTCGCTGATCGCCGCCAACACGTAGTTCTGCATGAAATCCCGAAACGCGCGATGCGCATCGTCGTTGGTGGTGGCCGACTGCAGGATCGCAAGCATCGTGTCGACCGTGCCTGCCTGTTCCCATATCGACAGGTACGCGTTGACAAAGCGTTGACCGACCGTGCCCTCGCCATCGCGAATAGCGAGCACCAGCTCGTTGGGGTCGATCACCAGCTGGATCGACTGACGAAACAGCTCATCCTTCGATCCGAAGAGGTACACGACCATGGACGGATCGATACCCGCGTCGCGGGCAACACCCCTGATGGTCGTCTTCTCATAGCCACGCTCGGCGAATGAGCGCTTCGCAACGTCGAGCACATGCTCTCGCGAGACCGCTTCCCCACGGCGCCGGCCCCGTCGGGCGGTATTCGTGCTGGTTGCCATGCTCTACAGTACCAATTTTCCACAAGTGTTGAAAAAAGGCACCGTGCGATCTACTCTCATCTCAATTAATTCAACACTCAATGAAATGGAGGGTGACATGACGGGCCAACACGAACTCCAACCAGGCGCTCATCACCAAGTGCCGGACTGGGCGCGGGCCACATCCGTTGCCGTCCTGCTGACGTGCGCGCTCGGCG
This window encodes:
- a CDS encoding SRPBCC family protein, which codes for MGDLDDRLDAVADFFYPHAPERVWNVLVDPDAMGDWFVEQVGFRAVEGMRFRLTDLPMPIANYSGDIACEVLVAIRNEMLAISWWDTKSSDPVAWRTAWTLCEVPGGTVVTVSRPAFSSDDPAVRRMAALSDRFWPTAMAKLGRLIDRAATTPVDGGSVEL
- a CDS encoding TetR family transcriptional regulator, whose translation is MATSTNTARRGRRRGEAVSREHVLDVAKRSFAERGYEKTTIRGVARDAGIDPSMVVYLFGSKDELFRQSIQLVIDPNELVLAIRDGEGTVGQRFVNAYLSIWEQAGTVDTMLAILQSATTNDDAHRAFRDFMQNYVLAAISEELGGGPEVRTRFALAATSMVGTALLRYALKIDPLVALTREQMVAILAPTVDRYLTADASELGLLS